One segment of Streptomyces sp. NBC_00576 DNA contains the following:
- a CDS encoding polymorphic toxin-type HINT domain-containing protein has translation MKTRSRARTGRPWRRVAIATAAVLTATLLQASGVPAVAQGWAKPALPQAESPVAGGPAGKAVPRKVTKGPRTPAKAPATSWPKATAAAVTLRQGATRVKGLPLTLDTRVKRSADAATGTYTVGTLSRAAAQKTGVDGPVFTLTPRQGGAQRGGKVRAGLDYSSFAGMYGGGYASRLTLVQLPACALTTPQKPQCRTTQPVQSVNDTEKQTLTTQAVALSASTATVLAATASASSGNGDYKATSLAASSTWSTDQSSGSFAWSYDMAVPKVPGGLTPKVGLSYSSGGVDGRTGNTNNQASWVGDGFDLAPGFIERSYKGCADDGATNADGNKPGDQCWAYDNATLSLNGSGGELVPNGTNSWKLQNDDGTKIDRIYGSTSDVRSNGARNDEYWRVTTPDGTQYFFGYNRLPGWASGNETTDSTWTVPVFGNNSGEPCNASTFAASWCQQGWRWNLDYVVDRHGNAAAYYYDKETNSYGRNLKAADDTPYVRGGTLDRIEYGLKSTAMYSAKALAKVNFTNSERCIPDSSTTCSSISTGSQYWYDTPWDLNCEAATDCDNGRSSPAFFTRKRLTGVTTQVLVSGAYSNVDGWKLAHRWGMADTDYQLLLDSIERTGYDGTASITLPKVTLAYTQLANRLDSTGDGYAPYIKSRLSTVADESGGQIDVGYSAPVCDAAALPTPETNTTRCFPQYIGGSTTDDPDRQWFNKYVVNTVTSTDRTGGSPDQVTLYDYLDGAAWHYDDDDGMTKEKSKTWSQWRGYGHVRVRSGGQGGASAMKSQADTYFLRGMDGDRQSSSGGTKSVSVTLDSGEGDPITDHESQAGFAYKTVGYSAPGGKVLSKSVTRPWFQQTAKKVRTWGTVTANFTGTASSKSWTSLDDGAGTKWQTTSGSDTHDTTTGLVTQSEDLGDTTTAADDQCTRTTYVSGSIPVDAPARVETVAKACDATTSRPADVMSDVRTAYDGGAYGAAPTKGDATRTAKLKQYSGSSAVYLESTSTYDGYGRALTTTDLTADVTVTSAGALTRAARTDGRTTTTAYIPTTGFSTSNTVTTPPATPGDSATTQTSTTAFDALRGLPLTETDTNGKVITYAYDALGRTTKVWQADRTTSQTPSFEFGYTITDGKPVVVSTKTIGNSGAQDTSYAFYDGFLRSRQTQAPGPNGGTLLADTFYDERGLTAKEFATYYTDTTAPSTTLFKPENALSVETQNRYTYDGLGRATEIRQIAGNGDGGAVLNVTKTIYGGDRTTVIPPVGGTAQTTVTNARGLTTELRLLRSRDADAAYDTTSYGYSPRGEPTRVTDPAGNSWTWTYDLMGRLTDTTDPDKGASHSDYDDRSQATSTKDARGIVLAALYDGLGRKTELRDTSSTGTLRAKWVYDTISGAKGQLASSSRYSGGQEYKSSVVAYDRLYRPLRASVTIPSAEGALAGTYLSATTYNDSGTVQGVGYPKAGDLAANTVAYTYEDATLRPIGVSGPLNLTGSTSYSLTGKPLQYSLAANGGKTTYETNTYQWGTQRLATSRVDRQDVTGVDQFNTYSYDEAGNVLSVSDTSRSGTDNQCFGYDYLGRVAEAWAQSTTGCATAPTTGVLGGPAPYWSSYTYDKVGNRLTETQHGATTGASDTSRSYHYPDPGAVRPHTLGSVDTTVGTVKSTDSFTYDVAGNTHTRLLGNGTSQTLDWDAEGHLTKVTQPVEGSSDKVTDYLYDANGNRLIGRTPTETTLYLGATEITLAKGATTAKGTRYFDLGGGHQAVQANDGTISFTLADHHGTAQLSVNATTQVLSQRRTLPFGGLRGTVPTTWTGTRGFVGGTTDTATGLTHLGAREYDSATGRFLSVDPVFTATDPQQMNGYTYANNNPLTYSDPAGTEIGSRPNSCQYDVKYCSKHQQQEVGYDARTGTSDYHRGNIYKRSQAAKKHWVASFTPVTNDLATLQDKWSSMMDGEFTDEFWYNPVYETSQKGRQTSACYGREGCRQANLYVLHGGRDVEKAKEIAATYCVYHAAQCSDEAKEVARGRVIEGVVNELFMAYVGGAVGAETKAAGACRNSFDPGTEVLMADGTTKPIVDVRIGDKVIATDPKTGKRGPRSVTAELLHRDNDLVDLEVSGPDGKAVTIRTTSHHPFWDDTAHSWVEAGRLTPGHTLRAADDSQVTLRGVRTRPGVAGMYNLTVADLHTYYVLAGKTPVLVHNSSCVPLRALHSNETLERSNKASLDYWSKQSTDDIVASLRPGQHEALIVRDDGVVMNGNTRVYTLRSRGYDVDSLPREPYGSSGPQSEEDWWNLGE, from the coding sequence ATGAAGACCAGATCACGAGCAAGAACAGGCAGGCCTTGGCGCCGGGTGGCGATAGCCACGGCCGCCGTGCTGACCGCGACCCTGCTCCAGGCGTCGGGCGTGCCCGCCGTCGCGCAGGGCTGGGCCAAGCCCGCGCTGCCGCAGGCCGAGTCGCCGGTCGCCGGTGGCCCGGCGGGCAAGGCGGTGCCCCGTAAGGTGACGAAGGGGCCCCGGACGCCCGCCAAGGCGCCGGCCACCAGCTGGCCCAAGGCGACTGCCGCGGCGGTGACGCTGAGGCAGGGGGCGACCCGGGTCAAGGGGCTGCCACTCACCCTGGACACGCGCGTCAAGCGGTCCGCTGACGCGGCCACCGGCACCTACACCGTAGGCACGCTGTCCCGCGCGGCGGCACAGAAGACGGGCGTCGACGGACCCGTCTTCACCCTGACTCCCCGCCAGGGCGGTGCCCAGCGCGGCGGCAAGGTGCGCGCCGGGCTGGACTACTCCTCGTTCGCGGGCATGTACGGCGGCGGATACGCGTCACGGCTGACCCTCGTCCAACTGCCCGCGTGTGCGCTGACGACGCCGCAGAAACCGCAGTGCCGTACCACCCAGCCGGTCCAGAGTGTCAACGACACCGAGAAGCAGACGCTGACCACGCAGGCGGTCGCCCTCAGCGCGAGCACCGCGACCGTGCTGGCGGCGACCGCTTCGGCGAGCAGCGGCAATGGTGACTACAAAGCCACGTCCCTGGCCGCCTCGTCGACCTGGTCCACGGATCAGAGCAGCGGTTCCTTCGCGTGGTCGTACGACATGGCGGTGCCAAAGGTGCCCGGGGGCCTGACTCCGAAGGTCGGGCTGTCGTACTCCTCCGGCGGCGTCGACGGCCGGACGGGGAACACCAACAACCAGGCGTCGTGGGTCGGTGACGGCTTCGACCTGGCGCCCGGTTTCATCGAGCGCAGCTACAAGGGGTGTGCGGACGACGGGGCGACCAACGCCGACGGGAACAAGCCGGGCGATCAGTGCTGGGCGTACGACAACGCCACGCTGTCGCTGAACGGCTCCGGCGGGGAGTTGGTGCCCAACGGCACCAACTCCTGGAAGCTCCAGAACGACGACGGCACGAAGATCGACCGGATCTACGGTTCCACGTCCGACGTGCGGTCCAACGGCGCGCGCAACGACGAGTACTGGCGGGTGACCACCCCCGACGGTACGCAGTACTTCTTCGGCTACAACAGGCTGCCGGGCTGGGCGAGCGGCAACGAGACCACCGACTCGACGTGGACGGTGCCGGTCTTCGGCAACAACTCCGGTGAGCCGTGCAACGCCTCGACGTTCGCGGCGTCCTGGTGCCAGCAGGGCTGGCGCTGGAACCTCGACTACGTCGTGGACCGGCACGGCAACGCGGCCGCGTACTACTACGACAAGGAGACCAACTCCTACGGCCGCAACCTCAAGGCCGCCGACGACACCCCGTACGTGCGCGGCGGGACGCTGGACCGGATCGAGTACGGGCTGAAGTCCACCGCCATGTACTCGGCCAAGGCACTGGCCAAGGTCAACTTCACCAACAGCGAGCGGTGCATCCCCGACAGCTCGACCACCTGCTCGTCCATCTCCACCGGCTCCCAGTACTGGTACGACACGCCGTGGGACCTGAACTGCGAGGCGGCCACCGACTGCGACAACGGCCGGTCCTCCCCGGCGTTCTTCACCCGCAAGCGGCTGACCGGCGTCACCACCCAGGTGCTGGTGTCCGGCGCCTACAGCAACGTCGACGGCTGGAAGCTCGCCCACCGGTGGGGCATGGCCGACACCGATTACCAGCTGCTGCTGGACTCCATCGAGCGCACAGGTTACGACGGCACGGCCTCGATCACGCTGCCGAAGGTCACCCTCGCCTACACCCAGCTCGCCAACCGTCTCGACTCGACCGGCGACGGCTACGCCCCCTACATCAAGTCTCGGCTGTCCACCGTCGCGGACGAGTCCGGCGGTCAGATCGACGTCGGTTACTCGGCCCCGGTCTGTGACGCCGCAGCCCTGCCCACCCCGGAGACCAACACCACCCGCTGCTTCCCGCAGTACATCGGCGGCAGCACGACCGACGACCCGGACCGCCAGTGGTTCAACAAGTACGTCGTGAACACGGTCACCTCGACCGACCGTACCGGCGGCTCGCCCGACCAGGTCACCCTGTACGACTACCTGGACGGTGCGGCCTGGCACTACGACGATGACGACGGGATGACCAAGGAGAAGTCCAAGACCTGGTCGCAGTGGCGCGGTTACGGTCATGTGCGGGTGCGTAGCGGTGGTCAGGGCGGCGCGTCGGCGATGAAGTCGCAGGCGGACACCTACTTCCTGCGCGGTATGGACGGCGACCGTCAGAGTTCCTCCGGCGGCACCAAGAGCGTCTCGGTCACACTCGACTCGGGTGAGGGCGACCCGATCACCGACCACGAGTCGCAGGCCGGCTTCGCGTACAAGACCGTCGGCTATTCCGCCCCCGGCGGCAAGGTGCTCTCCAAGTCGGTGACCCGGCCCTGGTTCCAGCAGACCGCGAAGAAGGTCCGGACCTGGGGCACCGTCACCGCCAACTTCACCGGCACCGCCTCCAGCAAGTCGTGGACCTCGCTGGACGACGGCGCGGGCACCAAGTGGCAGACCACCTCGGGGTCCGACACCCACGACACGACCACCGGCCTGGTCACCCAGAGCGAGGACCTCGGCGACACGACGACCGCGGCCGACGACCAGTGCACCCGCACCACCTACGTCTCCGGAAGCATCCCCGTGGACGCCCCGGCACGGGTCGAGACGGTCGCCAAGGCGTGCGACGCCACCACCAGCCGTCCGGCCGACGTCATGTCCGACGTCCGCACCGCCTACGACGGCGGGGCGTACGGCGCGGCACCGACGAAGGGCGACGCCACCAGGACCGCCAAACTCAAGCAGTACAGCGGCTCCAGCGCGGTCTACCTGGAGTCCACCTCCACCTATGACGGCTACGGACGGGCGCTGACCACCACCGACCTGACCGCCGACGTCACGGTCACCTCCGCGGGAGCGCTCACCAGGGCTGCCCGCACCGACGGACGGACCACCACCACCGCGTACATCCCGACCACGGGGTTCTCGACGAGCAACACGGTGACCACCCCGCCCGCCACGCCGGGCGACAGCGCGACCACGCAGACGTCGACCACCGCCTTCGACGCCCTGCGCGGGCTGCCGCTCACCGAGACCGACACCAACGGGAAGGTCATCACCTACGCGTACGACGCGTTGGGCCGCACCACCAAGGTGTGGCAGGCGGACCGGACCACGAGCCAGACCCCGAGCTTCGAGTTCGGCTACACCATCACCGACGGCAAGCCGGTCGTGGTGTCCACCAAGACCATCGGCAACTCGGGTGCCCAGGACACCTCGTACGCCTTCTACGACGGCTTCCTGCGATCCCGCCAGACGCAGGCCCCGGGTCCGAACGGCGGAACACTGCTGGCGGACACCTTCTACGACGAACGCGGCCTGACGGCCAAGGAGTTCGCCACCTACTACACCGACACCACCGCTCCCTCCACGACTCTGTTCAAGCCCGAGAACGCGCTGAGCGTGGAGACCCAGAACCGTTACACCTACGACGGTCTGGGCCGGGCGACCGAGATACGGCAGATCGCCGGCAACGGAGACGGCGGAGCCGTCCTCAACGTCACGAAGACGATCTACGGCGGTGACCGCACCACAGTCATCCCGCCGGTCGGCGGAACCGCACAGACCACCGTCACCAACGCCCGCGGCCTCACAACCGAACTGCGCCTCCTGCGCTCCCGTGACGCCGACGCCGCCTACGACACCACGTCGTACGGCTACTCGCCGCGTGGTGAGCCGACCAGGGTCACCGACCCGGCGGGCAACTCCTGGACGTGGACGTACGACCTGATGGGCCGGCTCACCGACACGACCGACCCCGACAAGGGCGCCAGCCACAGTGACTACGACGACCGCTCCCAGGCGACCAGCACCAAGGACGCCCGCGGTATCGTCCTCGCCGCCCTCTACGACGGTCTGGGCCGCAAGACAGAGCTGCGGGACACCTCTTCGACCGGCACGCTGCGGGCCAAGTGGGTCTACGACACGATCAGTGGCGCCAAGGGTCAGCTCGCTTCCAGCTCGCGCTACAGCGGTGGCCAGGAGTACAAGTCGAGCGTCGTAGCCTACGACCGTCTGTACCGGCCGCTGCGCGCCTCGGTGACGATCCCGTCGGCCGAGGGAGCGCTGGCAGGCACCTATCTGTCGGCGACCACCTACAACGACTCGGGGACGGTGCAGGGCGTCGGCTACCCCAAGGCCGGTGACCTGGCCGCCAACACCGTCGCCTACACCTACGAGGACGCCACCCTGCGGCCCATCGGGGTCAGCGGCCCGCTGAACCTGACCGGGAGCACCAGCTACAGCCTCACCGGCAAGCCGCTGCAGTACTCGCTGGCAGCGAACGGCGGCAAGACGACGTACGAGACCAACACCTACCAGTGGGGCACCCAGCGGCTGGCCACCTCACGGGTGGACCGCCAGGACGTCACTGGCGTAGACCAGTTCAACACCTACTCCTACGACGAGGCGGGCAACGTCCTGTCCGTCTCGGACACCTCACGCTCCGGTACCGACAACCAGTGCTTCGGCTACGACTACCTCGGGCGGGTGGCGGAGGCCTGGGCCCAGTCGACCACCGGCTGTGCCACCGCACCCACCACCGGTGTGTTGGGCGGTCCGGCTCCGTACTGGTCCTCCTACACCTACGACAAGGTCGGCAACCGGCTCACCGAAACCCAGCACGGCGCCACGACCGGTGCCTCGGACACCAGCCGGAGCTACCACTACCCGGATCCGGGTGCGGTCCGGCCGCACACACTGGGCTCGGTGGACACCACCGTCGGCACGGTGAAGTCCACCGACAGCTTCACCTATGACGTCGCGGGCAACACCCACACCCGTCTGCTGGGCAATGGCACGTCCCAGACGCTGGACTGGGACGCCGAGGGCCACCTCACCAAGGTCACCCAGCCGGTTGAGGGCAGCAGCGACAAGGTCACCGACTACCTGTACGACGCCAACGGCAACCGTCTGATCGGCCGTACCCCGACGGAGACCACGCTCTACCTGGGCGCTACGGAGATCACCCTGGCCAAGGGCGCCACGACCGCCAAGGGCACCCGCTACTTCGACCTCGGCGGCGGCCACCAGGCCGTCCAGGCCAACGACGGAACCATCTCCTTCACCCTGGCCGACCACCACGGCACCGCCCAGCTGTCCGTCAACGCCACCACCCAGGTGCTGAGCCAGCGCCGTACGCTGCCGTTCGGCGGGCTGCGTGGCACCGTGCCGACCACGTGGACCGGCACCAGAGGTTTCGTCGGCGGCACCACAGACACCGCCACGGGTCTCACGCACCTCGGTGCGCGCGAGTACGACTCAGCCACGGGCCGTTTCCTGTCGGTCGACCCGGTCTTCACGGCCACCGACCCGCAGCAGATGAACGGCTACACCTACGCCAACAACAACCCCCTCACCTACTCCGACCCGGCGGGCACGGAGATCGGCTCCAGGCCCAACTCCTGCCAGTACGACGTCAAGTACTGCAGCAAGCACCAGCAGCAGGAAGTCGGCTACGACGCCAGGACCGGCACGTCCGACTACCACCGCGGCAACATCTACAAGCGCTCCCAGGCGGCGAAGAAGCACTGGGTGGCGTCGTTCACCCCTGTCACGAACGATCTCGCCACGCTCCAGGACAAGTGGTCCAGCATGATGGACGGGGAGTTCACGGACGAGTTCTGGTACAACCCCGTCTACGAGACGTCCCAGAAGGGTCGGCAGACCTCCGCCTGCTATGGGCGCGAGGGCTGCCGTCAGGCCAACCTCTACGTGTTGCACGGCGGCAGGGACGTCGAGAAGGCCAAGGAGATCGCGGCCACCTACTGCGTCTACCACGCGGCCCAGTGCTCGGACGAGGCCAAGGAAGTCGCGCGCGGCAGGGTCATCGAGGGCGTCGTCAACGAGTTGTTCATGGCCTACGTCGGCGGTGCCGTGGGAGCCGAGACCAAGGCGGCCGGCGCCTGCCGGAACAGCTTCGACCCGGGCACCGAAGTCCTCATGGCCGACGGCACCACCAAGCCCATCGTCGACGTCCGGATCGGCGACAAGGTCATCGCCACGGACCCCAAGACCGGCAAACGCGGTCCGCGATCGGTGACGGCTGAACTTCTCCACCGCGACAACGACCTCGTCGACCTCGAGGTCAGCGGCCCGGACGGCAAGGCCGTGACAATCCGCACAACCTCGCACCACCCCTTCTGGGACGATACGGCCCACAGTTGGGTCGAGGCCGGTCGGCTTACCCCGGGCCACACCCTCAGGGCAGCAGACGACAGTCAGGTCACGCTGCGTGGAGTGCGGACCCGCCCAGGCGTAGCCGGCATGTACAACCTCACCGTCGCCGACCTCCACACGTACTATGTGCTGGCAGGAAAAACTCCAGTCCTCGTACACAATTCCTCCTGCGTCCCTCTGAGGGCCTTGCATTCCAACGAGACGTTGGAAAGGAGCAATAAGGCCTCGCTTGACTACTGGAGCAAGCAGTCGACGGACGATATCGTCGCTTCGCTGAGGCCGGGTCAGCATGAGGCTTTGATTGTGCGGGACGACGGTGTGGTCATGAACGGAAATACAAGAGTCTATACGTTGCGATCCAGAGGGTATGACGTGGACTCGTTGCCCCGTGAGCCTTACGGAAGCAGTGGCCCGCAGTCCGAAGAAGATTGGTGGAATCTAGGGGAATGA
- a CDS encoding Imm32 family immunity protein, protein MTVKVLRGDSTGELELSGTRSELLTLGRELRKGHGEIPLEKVSDPFPYNRSLSRMSVRRASGKVMISSSGDSESLDVRGGPEALALLADNIEGFASEADADDHLHVDHYPDHDYLAEGSGSVVVSIDGDPSMSS, encoded by the coding sequence GTGACGGTGAAGGTCCTGCGCGGTGACTCGACCGGGGAGCTGGAGCTCTCCGGAACCCGCTCCGAACTGCTGACCCTCGGGCGGGAGTTGCGGAAGGGACATGGGGAGATTCCTCTGGAGAAGGTCTCCGATCCCTTCCCGTACAACAGGTCGTTGTCACGGATGAGCGTCCGGCGCGCGAGCGGGAAGGTCATGATCTCGTCGTCCGGAGACAGCGAATCCCTCGATGTGCGAGGCGGACCCGAGGCCCTGGCTCTCCTCGCCGACAACATCGAGGGCTTCGCTTCGGAGGCGGACGCGGACGACCACCTTCACGTGGACCACTACCCGGACCACGACTACCTGGCTGAGGGGTCGGGATCGGTGGTCGTCTCCATCGATGGAGATCCATCGATGTCGTCGTGA
- a CDS encoding alpha/beta fold hydrolase: MREIELSAGTIEYEDTGGDGPTTVLLHGLMMDSSLWDGPIADLSVDHRCVAPTLPLGAHRHAMHADADLSLPGVARLVAEFLDRLYLHDVTLVGNDTGGALVQLLMCDGAARLGGIVLVSCDALDNFLPGLTGETLVLTGKLSPRMFGLCMQQMRLRPLRRLPIAFGWLTLRGDAATARWTKPAMKQPEIRRDAVRTLRAAAADTNFLPAAAERLPASSTPSSWSEQAGGGRVMPPEHGRRLAELLPHGRLVEIADRYWASAAPQRRASPETSRCLWCMRSSSRYL; the protein is encoded by the coding sequence ATGAGGGAGATCGAGCTGTCCGCCGGGACAATTGAATACGAGGACACGGGCGGCGACGGCCCTACGACCGTACTGCTGCACGGGCTGATGATGGACTCATCGCTGTGGGACGGACCCATCGCCGACCTGTCCGTCGACCACCGGTGCGTGGCACCGACGCTGCCGCTCGGCGCGCACCGTCACGCGATGCACGCCGACGCCGACCTGTCGCTGCCCGGGGTGGCACGGCTGGTCGCGGAGTTCCTCGACCGCCTCTATCTGCACGACGTCACCCTCGTCGGCAACGACACCGGTGGAGCACTCGTCCAGCTGCTCATGTGCGACGGCGCCGCACGCCTGGGAGGAATCGTGCTCGTCTCATGCGATGCGCTCGACAACTTCCTGCCAGGACTGACAGGCGAGACGCTTGTGCTCACCGGCAAGCTCTCGCCCCGGATGTTCGGACTGTGTATGCAGCAGATGAGGCTGCGGCCGCTCCGGCGGCTCCCGATCGCGTTCGGGTGGCTGACCCTGCGCGGAGACGCCGCCACCGCTCGGTGGACGAAGCCGGCCATGAAGCAGCCCGAGATCCGCCGCGACGCCGTACGAACACTGCGAGCGGCCGCGGCAGACACCAACTTCCTGCCTGCCGCGGCCGAACGCCTGCCGGCATCAAGCACCCCGTCCTCGTGGTCTGAGCAAGCAGGCGGAGGCCGCGTGATGCCGCCCGAACACGGCCGACGCCTCGCCGAACTCCTCCCCCACGGACGGCTGGTCGAGATAGCGGACCGCTATTGGGCTTCGGCTGCACCACAGCGCCGGGCTAGTCCGGAGACCTCGCGGTGTTTGTGGTGCATGCGCTCCAGTAGCCGGTACCTCTGA
- a CDS encoding patatin-like phospholipase family protein — protein MTRRGLVLGGGGVAGAAWQTGLLAGLVEGGVDVLDADVIVGTSAGSTVAAQITSGTPLGELLDRQVDPALQAPELAPALGPEDLLMLVLDAHDGASDSLDVRRRIGAMAMTAPTVTEAERRAVIEARLPSHDWPRSELKIVAVDAETGVERVFDPASGVDLVDAVAASCAVPGAWPPVTIEGRRYIDGGTRTTENADLVGGCDRILVLQVMAIPGNTDLDEQVAALRERGAKVTVIRPDDAAASAIGPDLLDPAVREGAARAGRDQGLRAASAAAAFWR, from the coding sequence ATGACGCGACGTGGACTGGTACTCGGCGGCGGCGGTGTGGCGGGGGCCGCGTGGCAGACGGGTCTGCTGGCGGGGCTTGTCGAAGGAGGAGTCGACGTCCTAGACGCGGACGTGATCGTCGGTACGTCCGCGGGCTCCACGGTGGCCGCGCAGATCACCAGCGGGACCCCACTCGGAGAATTGCTCGATCGCCAGGTCGATCCGGCGCTCCAGGCCCCCGAGTTGGCCCCCGCACTCGGCCCGGAGGACCTGTTGATGCTGGTCCTCGATGCCCATGACGGCGCCAGCGACTCCCTCGACGTGCGGCGCCGGATCGGGGCCATGGCGATGACGGCGCCGACCGTGACGGAAGCCGAGCGGCGTGCGGTGATCGAGGCCCGGCTGCCCTCGCACGACTGGCCGAGGTCGGAACTGAAGATCGTGGCCGTGGACGCGGAGACCGGTGTGGAGCGGGTGTTCGACCCGGCGTCGGGCGTCGATCTCGTGGACGCCGTGGCGGCGAGTTGCGCGGTGCCGGGAGCCTGGCCGCCGGTCACGATCGAAGGACGCCGCTATATCGACGGCGGTACCCGTACGACGGAGAACGCCGATCTTGTCGGGGGATGCGACCGGATTCTCGTGCTCCAGGTGATGGCGATTCCCGGCAACACCGACCTCGACGAGCAGGTCGCCGCGTTGCGTGAGCGGGGGGCGAAGGTCACGGTGATCCGCCCGGACGACGCCGCCGCATCGGCGATCGGCCCGGACCTGCTCGACCCCGCGGTGCGGGAGGGGGCGGCGCGCGCCGGCCGGGACCAGGGACTGCGCGCGGCGTCGGCGGCAGCCGCGTTCTGGCGCTAA
- a CDS encoding thioesterase II family protein, with amino-acid sequence MEPWLTMARAVPPEWPRTYCFAHAGGRAQAFVEWQEALAGVTALVAVTPVERTGIDALCDQAAELIAAQRTGPFLLFGHSLGALIAFEVARRLGDRPAHLIASGCVAPSLHPTPRMVEVAGLEGQGLAEALAVYGGLRPEILADPELQEFILPGIRDDFGMVADYRYRPGAALPFDISLANGLDDPLVRRDDLSDWSRECVGEPETYWSEGGHFYFESDPDPVIEVIRRAAQALPVELI; translated from the coding sequence ATGGAGCCATGGTTAACCATGGCGCGTGCCGTGCCCCCGGAGTGGCCCCGCACCTACTGCTTTGCGCATGCGGGTGGCAGGGCGCAGGCATTCGTCGAGTGGCAGGAGGCGTTGGCCGGAGTGACCGCGCTGGTTGCGGTCACGCCGGTCGAGCGCACCGGCATCGACGCCCTCTGTGATCAGGCCGCCGAGCTGATCGCAGCACAGCGCACCGGGCCGTTTCTGCTGTTCGGGCACAGTCTCGGCGCGCTGATCGCCTTCGAAGTGGCTCGCAGACTCGGCGACCGGCCCGCGCATCTGATCGCCTCCGGCTGTGTCGCGCCGAGCCTGCATCCCACCCCACGGATGGTCGAGGTGGCGGGGCTCGAGGGGCAGGGCCTGGCCGAGGCGCTGGCCGTCTATGGGGGTCTGCGGCCGGAGATTCTGGCCGACCCGGAACTGCAGGAATTCATACTCCCCGGCATCCGGGACGATTTCGGAATGGTCGCGGATTATCGATACAGACCCGGCGCAGCACTACCGTTCGATATATCTCTGGCCAACGGTTTGGATGATCCGCTGGTGCGGCGCGATGATTTGTCGGACTGGTCGCGTGAGTGTGTCGGCGAGCCCGAGACGTACTGGTCCGAGGGAGGTCACTTCTATTTCGAGAGCGACCCGGATCCGGTCATCGAAGTAATCCGCCGCGCGGCTCAGGCGTTGCCGGTCGAACTGATCTAG
- a CDS encoding isocitrate lyase/PEP mutase family protein — protein sequence MPDQRSKAATFAELHRTGTFVVPNPWDAGTARILSGYGFSALATTSAGLAFSRGHADGVRLVGRDETLANAKSIVEATHLPVTADLENGYGNTPEDVAETIRRAAEAGLVGASIEDATGEPGDEIRDFAEAVDRVTAAAEAARAQAFPFTLTARADNFFQGRADLHDTIRRLQAFAEAGADVLYAPALPSMDAIKAVCSSLDKPVNVLAAGPVLERSVDELSDLGVRRISLGSALPRAALTAVLDAAAELAGPGTFGFAKSALSYAESNALLGTL from the coding sequence ATGCCCGACCAACGTAGTAAAGCCGCGACGTTCGCCGAACTGCACCGCACAGGAACCTTCGTGGTGCCGAACCCGTGGGACGCTGGAACCGCGCGGATCCTGTCCGGCTACGGCTTCTCCGCGCTCGCCACGACCAGCGCGGGCCTCGCCTTCAGCAGAGGCCACGCCGACGGCGTCCGGCTCGTCGGCCGGGACGAGACACTCGCCAACGCGAAGTCGATCGTCGAGGCCACCCACCTGCCGGTGACCGCCGATCTGGAGAACGGGTACGGCAACACCCCCGAGGACGTGGCCGAGACCATCCGACGTGCGGCTGAGGCGGGCCTTGTCGGGGCGTCGATCGAGGACGCGACAGGCGAACCGGGCGACGAGATCCGTGACTTCGCCGAAGCGGTCGACCGCGTCACCGCCGCAGCCGAAGCCGCCCGAGCGCAAGCGTTTCCGTTCACCCTGACCGCCCGTGCCGACAACTTCTTCCAGGGGCGTGCCGACCTCCACGACACCATCCGCCGCCTTCAGGCCTTCGCCGAAGCCGGCGCGGACGTGCTCTACGCACCGGCGTTGCCGAGCATGGACGCGATCAAAGCGGTCTGTTCCTCGCTGGACAAGCCGGTCAACGTGCTCGCCGCCGGTCCCGTCCTCGAGCGGTCGGTCGACGAACTGTCCGACCTGGGCGTCCGCCGGATCAGCCTCGGCTCGGCCCTGCCCCGGGCCGCGCTGACCGCGGTGCTGGACGCGGCGGCCGAACTCGCGGGGCCAGGCACGTTCGGCTTCGCCAAGTCCGCGCTCAGTTATGCCGAATCCAACGCCCTGCTGGGCACGTTGTGA